The DNA window tggcacatgggcagcctctagaaatttcatcatagccttggcatgggtctttgaacaactcaggagcgacagcatagagatcttggaaggagtatgccccatttgttcaacaatatcataatcactcttgcggatgtatttcaggaactcatttgtttcttcagatgGCGCATTTCTAGTGACAGTTTCAGGTTCAGGCAGCGGTCCTTTACCATGAGCGTCAGTATTCGGGGTGATAGTAATGGTAGGTGAAGTAACATTTggggagatctctggagaaaacacccttccactcctcgtcaccttactagttccagcaatgtttcctacatcaggattgacatcttcagaaaccttatcaaattcaagttcttgcttaactccttgcACATAGACCTCGgaaccataattccaagggatagcTTTGTCAGATGAGTATGGCATAGGACCAGGTTTAGTGATAAtgatcggagccacacggggttcagcagaaatcttgaaaggagccttggtagggatctttagtggtactctagagatcacagatacatcttcgagcttcaaaccacgggagaaaccctcacacaactcttcaacagtgggagtcttctcaaatctgatagtgccacgatccatccagccttggatgcctcttttcaggttctcacaaccctcgggtatgagtgcacagtaataacagtcagggtcgcaacctggaaataaaccagctcgcaacaactttctcttgatatcggggagaggagttgacagatctctcacatcatagacatggatggtatccatgatggcattaacagcatggtcatgttttggcatcggagcagtgatgacgttaggagtctcaggggcgtcaaattcaatttcaccagcttctaacatgtcttggactttgtttctcaaTGCCCAACAATTATCGGCAGTGTGCCccggactattagaatgatacgcACATTTGGCCTTAGGGTCATAATTTGGAGATGTGGTAATAACGCTCTTGGGAGGGTCTCTCAGAGTGATTAGATTGGCTTTCAACagatgttgcagaacttgagataaaggcatgttgatcttggtgaattgcctccttggtctatcagtcttgcgttggtagtcttgtctaggagcttgttgagatattggtgcagagataaggacggcaccaacagattGATTCTGATCCTCCTTACCACGACTcttttgactatgaatagcattagactcatttcttccttgatatggcttccttgtagttccagaggcagaacccacttgaatcttcccacttcgaataccattttccacacgttctccagttaaaatgagttcagtaaacccagaagaagaactacccagcaggtgactatagaatggcccagttagcgtgcccatgaacatgtctaccaactctctatcatttaaagaaggttggactcttccagctaagtctctccacttttgagcatactccttgaagctttctttaggacccatggacatgctttgaagttgcatgcgagtcggtgcaagatcagagttatattggtattgcttgtagaaagccacaaccaaatcttcccatgtacggacgctagcactttccagcttataataccattcgagttgagttccagataaactctcttgaaagaaatggatccagagcctcttatcagcagtgtgaggctgaatcttcctcacgtaagacctcaagtgcatcttaggacaggaaattccatcatacttagcaaaaacgggagtcttgaacttcggaggaataacgaccccaggaacgagtcctaattcttcaaaatccaacccaggtactttctgaatttccacacttctcagacgctcttccagtagcctatacttctcatcagcgtaatcctcgtcttggggatactcgttttcttcttcttcttcaccatcagaacctacatggcttccctgattgttcttgacgctgagatcatctctctcttcatcttcctcattcttagggatTTCAGCATCCTCGGCCCTcctgggacgacctttgaaccttcttcccagattgatcactcctttgggcttctgagtcttcttttccttcttagtcagaagggctttcagttcattttgtccattggccaggttcagaatcagagcttgaaattcagcattctgagtttggagagctttgacagattgttcgagatccatctttcttactgaaataaacagcataaagatgaggcatttgtctttatgaaacctgtgatgcgatgtttatgaatgatatgattatgcatatgcaatgttttcaaggaattgAAAGAATTTTAACTCGTgttgaaacaaagaaaaaaaacattatttattaattaaattgtaaGGTCATAACCCCAAAAGTTacattaaaataaagaaattaataataaataaagacaCTAAATTCCAGGATTTTTGTCTTCCTGACGACGCCTCCTCTTTAGGACTCGGACTTCTTCCTTGTGTGCCTTGATCATTTCCTCTCTTTCTTGAACAAGCCTAGAAATTTCGTTTTCCCATGAATTAATCTGATCTGGagaaacaaaatcttcaatcttccatttgcggGAAAAGTAATCAAGTAAAGTCTCTTTCTCTTTGGCATCTTGTATTAACACCTCTTTTTCAGCTTCCACTTTTAGTAAGCGTCTCTCAAAGTCTTCCCTTTCCCTTTTCAGTCGGTTAACAGTTGCAACCAGGTCTTCATTTGGAGCAGGAATGTATGGCTCAAATGCAATTGGAGCAGCAGGAGGAGCTACCCTTGGAACTATGGGCGTATCAGATGGATAAGGCATCCCAAATTCCATaactcgatcataaacccatCGGAAATATGGATCCCATGGCATATAATTTCTCCTTCCTATATCCTTTGCGCCAACTTTCTTTACTTTCATCCAAGCTTTGATGAAAaggtctctcttcttctctttgtcggAATCATAATGGAAATATTCTGCACTAAGATACAAAGAACGCGGTTTGTCCTTCAAGGCAaagccaaactgatgtcgagctagaATGGGATTATAAGATATTCCTCCACGAACACCAAGAAGAGGTATATTAGGgaaatctccacaactatcaaatagCAAGGTTCCCTCGAACTTCTTTTGGTACCATAGGATGTCGTCGaaagaaagcttcataattctcTGAGCCCAAGTTAatccttcttcattctttcttacggagagaggtaagtgcgaaataaaccacttatgcaatagAGAAGCACATCCTAggacacaacctttcctttttgatACTCGGAAATGAATAGAATGTAGTAAGTCACCAAGTAAAGTAGGAACCAGATTCTTGCTAAGGAATATGTTGATAGCAGCCACATCAACAATTTTTTCATAATGGAAAAACAAAACTTGTCCATAAATTAAGAGGGACAACACAGCTTCCAAGGCATCCATACTTGAAGCTTTAGCAAGAATCTCCGCTTTTTCGTAGAGGAAATCAAGGGGtaatccagaatactctttcttacTAATCCAAACCTTCTCAATTTCTGATCTTGGCAAGTGCagggcagcagcaatgacttccaaCTTAGGctcttcttctttaccagtataaGGAATTTTATTAAGCACAGGAAGTCCAAGCAAGTAGGAGAATTCTTCCAAGGATGGTACtaactgaaaatctctataagtgaagcaatgtagtaacggatcatagaattgaaccatgGTGTTGAGGAGAACGTCATCCACATTAGTTCGTACCAAACTTATGAGTGTATTAAGAGAATCACTGAATTTGAGAGAACCAGAGATGTTGTCGCAGAAAATCTTCAATTGCGTTGGCA is part of the Vicia villosa cultivar HV-30 ecotype Madison, WI linkage group LG2, Vvil1.0, whole genome shotgun sequence genome and encodes:
- the LOC131650240 gene encoding uncharacterized protein LOC131650240 — encoded protein: METKGRKPFFLNFKKVPTQLKIFCDNISGSLKFSDSLNTLISLLVPSLEEFSYLLGLPVLNKIPYTGKEEEPKLEVIAAALHLPRSEIEKVWISKKEYSGLPLDFLYEKAEILAKASSMDALEAVLSLLIYGQVLFFHYEKIVDVAAINIFLSKNLVPTLLGDLLHSIHFRNEEGLTWAQRIMKLSFDDILWYQKKFEGTLLFDSCGDFPNIPLLGVRGGISYNPILARHQFGFALKDKPRSLYLSAEYFHYDSDKEKKRDLFIKAWMKVKKVGAKDIGRRNYMPWDPYFRWVYDRVMEFGMPYPSDTPIVPRVAPPAAPIAFEPYIPAPNEDLVATVNRLKREREDFERRLLKVEAEKEVLIQDAKEKETLLDYFSRKWKIEDFVSPDQINSWENEISRLVQEREEMIKAHKEEVRVLKRRRRQEDKNPGI